From the genome of Actinacidiphila yeochonensis CN732, one region includes:
- a CDS encoding amidohydrolase yields MNDSPEAPSAPAQPELPVVSEALHAELVAFRRDLHRHPELSRQEFRTTRKIKAHLERIGLAPTVLPHGTGLFCDIAAPGDDRPRLALRADIDALPVPDQKSVPYRSTAEGRAHACGHDAHTTIVLGTGLLLADLLRAGRLPRPVRLLFQPAEEVMPGGALDAIKAGVLENVDRILAVHCDPKVEVGRIGLRVGPITSAADKVSLTLEGPGGHSARPHLTTDLVMAVAKFATELPAALSRRVDPRSGLSLVWGRIEAGHAANVIPSHAELEGTLRCLELAAWHEAPDLVHEVVDHIAATYRAKCAIVYQRGVPPVVNEATSVELLREAMTARYGLHAIEDTEQSLGGEDFSWYLERVPGALARLGVRPVGDTAKRDLHQGDFDIDEGALTVGAELFTAAVLLS; encoded by the coding sequence GTGAACGACTCACCCGAGGCGCCGTCCGCGCCCGCCCAGCCCGAACTGCCCGTGGTCTCCGAGGCGTTGCACGCCGAGCTCGTCGCCTTCCGGCGCGATCTGCACCGTCACCCCGAGCTCAGCCGCCAGGAGTTCCGCACCACCCGGAAGATCAAGGCCCATCTGGAGCGGATCGGCCTCGCCCCGACGGTGCTGCCCCACGGGACCGGCCTCTTCTGCGACATCGCGGCCCCGGGTGACGACCGCCCCCGGCTGGCGCTGCGGGCCGACATCGACGCGCTGCCCGTTCCGGACCAGAAGTCCGTGCCGTACCGCTCCACCGCCGAAGGCCGCGCGCACGCCTGCGGGCACGACGCGCACACCACGATCGTGCTGGGGACCGGGCTGCTCCTCGCCGACCTGCTGCGGGCCGGCCGGCTGCCGCGCCCGGTGCGGCTGCTCTTCCAGCCGGCCGAGGAGGTGATGCCCGGCGGCGCGCTGGACGCGATCAAGGCCGGGGTGCTGGAGAACGTCGACCGCATCCTCGCCGTGCACTGCGACCCCAAGGTCGAGGTCGGCCGGATCGGCCTGCGGGTCGGCCCGATCACCTCCGCCGCGGACAAGGTGAGCCTCACCCTGGAGGGCCCCGGCGGCCACAGCGCCCGCCCGCACCTGACCACCGACCTGGTGATGGCGGTCGCCAAGTTCGCCACCGAGCTGCCCGCCGCGCTCAGCCGCCGGGTCGACCCGCGCTCGGGCCTGAGCCTGGTGTGGGGCCGGATCGAGGCCGGGCACGCCGCCAACGTCATCCCCTCCCACGCCGAGTTGGAGGGCACCCTGCGCTGCCTGGAGCTGGCGGCCTGGCACGAGGCCCCCGACCTGGTGCACGAGGTGGTCGACCACATCGCGGCGACCTACCGCGCCAAGTGCGCCATCGTCTACCAGCGCGGCGTGCCGCCGGTGGTCAACGAGGCGACGTCGGTGGAGCTGCTGCGCGAGGCGATGACCGCCCGGTACGGCCTGCACGCCATCGAGGACACCGAGCAGTCGCTCGGCGGCGAGGACTTCTCCTGGTACCTGGAGCGGGTGCCCGGCGCGCTGGCCCGGCTCGGCGTGCGGCCCGTCGGCGACACCGCCAAGCGCGACCTGCACCAGGGGGACTTCGACATCGATGAGGGCGCTCTGACCGTCGGTGCGGAGTTGTTCACCGCCGCTGTCCTGCTGTCCTGA
- a CDS encoding BMP family lipoprotein has translation MRRVTKIAAAGMVSAALALTATACGSSTTSDSGKSSSSDGSKGKGVGMAYDVGGRGDHSFNDSASRGMDKAVKEFKLGEKEQTASQDETESDRETRLDQLAGAGYNPVIAVGYTYGDAVTKIAKKYPKTTFAIVDSVVDAPNVDSMVFATEQSSYLAGVAAALKSKTGQVGFIGGVHNTLIGTFQAGFDQGVHDTKPSDKVTDQYLYETDAKGFADPTSAAGKAKGMLDKGIDVIYTAAGLSGDGSIQTVAGKAGAWAIGVDSDQYQDPALSKYKSQILTSAVKNVDVAVYDLIKSVQSGTPKTGTNTYDLANGGVSLSTSGGFITDIQSQLDAAKQKIVSGATKVSSTP, from the coding sequence TTGCGCCGGGTAACCAAGATCGCCGCCGCGGGCATGGTGTCCGCGGCCCTCGCTCTGACCGCTACCGCCTGCGGCAGCAGCACCACGTCGGACAGCGGCAAGTCGTCGTCCTCCGACGGGAGCAAGGGCAAGGGCGTCGGCATGGCGTACGACGTCGGCGGGCGCGGCGACCACTCCTTCAACGACTCAGCCTCGCGCGGCATGGACAAGGCCGTCAAGGAGTTCAAGCTCGGCGAGAAGGAGCAGACCGCCAGCCAGGACGAGACCGAGTCCGACCGCGAGACGCGGCTGGACCAGCTCGCCGGCGCCGGCTACAACCCGGTCATCGCGGTCGGCTACACCTACGGTGACGCCGTCACGAAGATCGCGAAGAAGTACCCGAAGACCACCTTCGCGATCGTCGACTCCGTCGTGGACGCCCCGAACGTCGACAGCATGGTCTTCGCCACCGAGCAGAGCTCGTACCTGGCCGGTGTGGCCGCCGCGCTGAAGAGCAAGACCGGGCAGGTCGGCTTCATCGGCGGTGTGCACAACACCCTGATCGGCACCTTCCAGGCCGGCTTCGACCAGGGCGTGCACGACACCAAGCCGTCCGACAAGGTCACCGACCAGTACCTGTACGAGACGGACGCCAAGGGCTTCGCCGACCCGACCTCCGCCGCCGGCAAGGCCAAGGGCATGCTCGACAAGGGCATCGACGTCATCTACACCGCGGCCGGCCTGTCCGGTGACGGTTCGATCCAGACCGTGGCCGGCAAGGCGGGCGCCTGGGCGATCGGCGTCGACTCCGACCAGTACCAGGACCCGGCGCTGTCGAAGTACAAGAGCCAGATCCTCACCTCCGCGGTGAAGAACGTGGACGTCGCCGTCTACGACCTGATCAAGTCGGTGCAGTCCGGTACGCCGAAGACCGGCACCAACACGTACGACCTGGCCAACGGCGGTGTCTCGCTCTCGACTTCGGGCGGCTTCATCACCGACATCCAGTCCCAGCTGGACGCGGCCAAGCAGAAGATCGTCTCGGGCGCGACCAAGGTCTCGTCCACCCCGTGA
- a CDS encoding ABC transporter ATP-binding protein — MNASTNSAAPPAVQLRGITKRFPGVVANHDIDITVRTGTVHALVGENGAGKSTLMKILYGMQKPDEGTIAINGEQVSFGDPGDAIVRGIGMVHQHFMLADNLTVLENIVLGSEKLHGIGGRARARITEISDAYGLGVRPDALVEDLGVADRQRVEILKVLYRGARILILDEPTAVLVPQEVDALFDNLRGLKAEGLTVIFISHKLGEVLSVADDITVIRRGTTVGSADPASTTPKQLAELMVGSELPSPETRESTVTDEPMLTVAELRLAAVDAEGVERTVLDDVAFTIHKGEVLGIAGVEGNGQAELVEAIMGMRTPDAGVLTLDGADITRLPTRRRREDGIGYIPEDRHRHGLLLEAPLWENRILGHVTEHPNSRGALIDPGAARRDTERIVREYDVRTPGIEVTAASLSGGNQQKLIVGREMSHLPKLLIAAHPTRGVDVGAQAQIWDQIREARREGLAVLLISADLDELIGLSDTLRVMYRGRLVADADPATVTPEELGSAMTGAASGHLENAVEHGAENAADAAGEPAPAAEPAGGEDR; from the coding sequence ATCAACGCGTCCACCAACTCCGCAGCGCCCCCCGCCGTACAGCTGCGCGGCATCACCAAGCGCTTCCCCGGCGTCGTCGCCAACCACGACATCGACATCACCGTGCGCACCGGCACCGTGCACGCCCTCGTGGGCGAGAACGGCGCCGGCAAGTCGACCCTGATGAAGATCCTCTACGGGATGCAGAAGCCCGACGAGGGCACCATCGCCATCAACGGCGAGCAGGTCTCCTTCGGCGACCCCGGCGACGCCATCGTCCGCGGCATCGGCATGGTGCACCAGCACTTCATGCTCGCCGACAACCTGACCGTGCTGGAGAACATCGTCCTCGGCAGCGAGAAGCTGCACGGCATCGGCGGCCGGGCGCGCGCCCGGATCACCGAGATCTCGGACGCCTACGGCCTCGGAGTCCGGCCCGACGCCCTCGTGGAGGACCTCGGCGTCGCCGACCGCCAGCGGGTGGAGATCCTCAAGGTCCTCTACCGCGGCGCGCGCATCCTGATCCTCGACGAGCCGACCGCCGTTCTCGTCCCGCAGGAGGTCGACGCGCTCTTCGACAACCTGCGCGGCCTCAAGGCCGAGGGCCTGACCGTCATCTTCATCTCGCACAAGCTCGGCGAGGTGCTGTCGGTCGCCGACGACATCACGGTCATCCGCCGCGGCACCACCGTGGGCAGCGCCGACCCGGCCAGCACCACCCCCAAGCAGCTCGCCGAGCTGATGGTCGGCAGCGAGCTGCCCTCGCCGGAGACCCGCGAGTCCACCGTCACCGACGAGCCGATGCTCACCGTCGCGGAGCTGCGGCTGGCCGCGGTCGACGCCGAGGGCGTCGAGCGGACGGTGCTGGACGACGTCGCGTTCACCATCCACAAGGGCGAGGTCCTCGGCATCGCGGGCGTGGAGGGCAACGGGCAGGCCGAACTGGTCGAGGCGATCATGGGCATGCGGACGCCCGACGCCGGCGTGCTCACCCTCGACGGCGCCGACATCACCCGGCTGCCCACCCGGCGCCGCCGCGAGGACGGCATCGGCTACATCCCCGAGGACCGCCACCGGCACGGCCTGCTCCTTGAGGCGCCGCTGTGGGAGAACCGCATCCTCGGGCACGTCACCGAGCACCCCAACAGCCGCGGCGCGCTGATCGACCCGGGCGCCGCCCGCCGCGACACCGAGCGGATCGTGCGCGAGTACGACGTGCGCACCCCCGGCATCGAGGTCACCGCGGCGTCGCTGTCCGGCGGCAACCAGCAGAAGCTGATCGTCGGCCGCGAGATGAGCCACCTGCCGAAGCTGCTGATCGCCGCGCACCCCACCCGGGGCGTGGACGTCGGCGCGCAGGCCCAGATCTGGGACCAGATCCGCGAGGCGCGGCGCGAGGGCCTGGCGGTGCTGCTCATCTCCGCCGACCTCGACGAGCTGATCGGCCTGTCCGACACCCTGCGCGTGATGTACCGGGGCCGGCTGGTCGCGGACGCCGACCCGGCGACCGTCACACCCGAGGAGCTGGGCTCCGCCATGACAGGCGCCGCCTCCGGCCATCTGGAGAACGCCGTGGAGCACGGCGCGGAGAACGCCGCCGACGCGGCCGGGGAGCCGGCGCCCGCCGCCGAGCCGGCCGGGGGAGAGGACCGATGA
- a CDS encoding ABC transporter permease, with protein sequence MKKFDKDRVLLAVAAPVLAVVGALIVTALVLLATGKDPFHAFNVMVTYGDKSDSQVYILNKGITYYLSGLAVAVGFRMNLFNIGVDGQYRMAAFFAAAVGGAVAMPSVLQIPLIIVTAMVVGAVWAAIAGVLKVTRGVSEVISTIMLNSLAGIVIGYFLQGGRLGVLDKDANMVSTKPLPSSGHLFNFQTATDPLDGFIVFAVLAGVLYWFLLSRTRFGFDLRAVGRSESAAEASGVNVKKMIITSMLISGGMAGLVGMSTLLNESHDYGTDFPTGIGFTGIAVALLGRNNPIGIGIGALLWAFLERASDGLEFEGFDKEIVGVIQGVIVLAVVIAYELVRRYGLTRQQRQVGAELAAAAASGGPGTGAGAGSVAAPVIGKQAGAGSGSAAATKEDA encoded by the coding sequence ATGAAGAAGTTCGACAAGGACCGGGTGCTGCTGGCCGTCGCGGCACCCGTGCTCGCGGTCGTCGGCGCGCTGATCGTCACCGCGCTGGTGCTGCTGGCCACCGGCAAGGACCCGTTCCACGCGTTCAACGTGATGGTGACCTACGGCGACAAGTCCGACAGCCAGGTCTACATCCTCAACAAGGGGATCACCTACTACCTGAGCGGGCTCGCGGTCGCCGTCGGCTTCCGGATGAACCTGTTCAACATCGGCGTGGACGGCCAGTACCGGATGGCGGCGTTCTTCGCCGCCGCCGTCGGCGGGGCCGTGGCCATGCCGAGCGTGCTGCAGATCCCGCTGATCATCGTCACCGCCATGGTGGTCGGCGCGGTCTGGGCGGCCATCGCCGGCGTGCTCAAGGTGACCCGCGGCGTCAGCGAGGTGATCTCCACGATCATGCTCAACTCGCTGGCCGGCATCGTCATCGGCTACTTCCTCCAGGGCGGCCGCCTCGGCGTGCTCGACAAGGACGCCAACATGGTGTCCACCAAGCCGCTGCCGTCCTCCGGGCACCTGTTCAACTTCCAGACCGCCACCGACCCGCTGGACGGCTTCATCGTCTTCGCGGTGCTGGCCGGCGTCCTGTACTGGTTCCTGCTCTCCCGCACCCGCTTCGGCTTCGACCTGCGGGCCGTGGGCCGCTCGGAGTCGGCGGCGGAGGCCAGCGGCGTCAACGTCAAGAAGATGATCATCACCAGCATGCTCATCTCCGGCGGCATGGCCGGCCTGGTCGGCATGTCCACCCTGCTCAACGAGTCCCACGACTACGGCACCGACTTCCCGACCGGCATCGGCTTCACCGGCATCGCGGTGGCCCTGCTCGGCCGCAACAACCCGATCGGCATCGGGATCGGCGCGCTGCTCTGGGCGTTCCTGGAGCGCGCCTCGGACGGGCTGGAGTTCGAGGGCTTCGACAAGGAGATCGTCGGCGTCATCCAGGGCGTGATCGTGCTCGCCGTGGTCATCGCCTACGAGCTGGTCCGCCGCTACGGCCTCACCCGGCAGCAGCGGCAGGTCGGCGCGGAGCTGGCCGCCGCGGCGGCGTCCGGCGGGCCGGGCACCGGCGCCGGTGCCGGCTCCGTCGCGGCCCCGGTCATCGGCAAGCAGGCGGGGGCCGGGTCCGGCTCCGCCGCAGCGACGAAGGAGGACGCGTGA
- a CDS encoding ABC transporter permease: MSATATQTPQPAAPRAKERPATGRIRLSTPMLLLIVAGALIVLSAVRAITGAEDVTSSGQVAGALAGAVPIGLAGLAGLWSERAGVVNIGLEGMMILGTFFGAWAGWQTNPWLAVLAGVLGGALGGLVHAVVTVTFGVDHIIAGVAMNILAAGVTQYLAKRLFNVGDAAQKGGTPKQSPPMDDVKHFTVPGLSHWLHTVETHHWFLVSDLAGIIGGLVTGISALTLLALVLFVATFFVLWRTPFGLRLRSCGENPVAAESLGVNVYTYKYAAVVISGALAGLGGVFLAIGTHFYLEGQTGGRGYIGLAAMIFGNWRPGGLAMGAGLFGYADSLQLRNGGPSVHALLLLIAVLLVAMAVWRFYRGARLAPAVALGFAVLLSLWYTFTDSVPDEVVQGTPYVVTLLVMGLSAQRLRMPKADGLPYRKGQGH, encoded by the coding sequence GTGAGCGCCACCGCAACCCAGACGCCGCAGCCCGCGGCGCCGCGCGCCAAGGAGCGCCCCGCCACCGGCCGCATCCGGCTGTCGACGCCGATGCTGCTGCTGATCGTCGCCGGCGCCCTCATCGTGCTCTCCGCCGTGCGCGCCATCACCGGCGCCGAGGACGTCACCTCCTCCGGGCAGGTGGCCGGCGCGCTGGCCGGCGCCGTGCCCATCGGCCTGGCCGGGCTCGCCGGCCTGTGGTCGGAGCGGGCCGGCGTGGTCAACATCGGCCTTGAGGGCATGATGATCCTCGGCACCTTCTTCGGCGCCTGGGCCGGCTGGCAGACCAACCCGTGGCTCGCGGTGCTGGCCGGCGTGCTCGGCGGCGCCCTCGGCGGGCTGGTGCACGCGGTGGTCACGGTCACCTTCGGCGTGGACCACATCATCGCCGGTGTCGCGATGAACATCCTGGCCGCCGGCGTCACCCAGTACCTGGCCAAGCGGCTGTTCAACGTCGGCGACGCCGCGCAGAAGGGCGGCACGCCCAAGCAGTCCCCGCCCATGGACGACGTCAAGCACTTCACCGTGCCCGGCCTGTCCCACTGGCTGCACACCGTGGAGACGCACCACTGGTTCCTCGTCTCCGACCTGGCCGGGATCATCGGCGGCCTGGTCACCGGCATCTCGGCGCTGACCCTGCTGGCCCTGGTGCTCTTCGTCGCCACGTTCTTCGTCCTGTGGCGCACCCCGTTCGGCCTGCGGCTGCGCTCCTGCGGCGAGAACCCGGTGGCAGCCGAGTCGCTGGGCGTCAACGTGTACACGTACAAGTACGCCGCCGTGGTGATCTCCGGAGCGCTCGCCGGCCTGGGCGGCGTCTTCCTCGCCATCGGCACGCACTTCTACCTGGAGGGGCAGACCGGCGGCCGCGGCTACATCGGCCTCGCGGCCATGATCTTCGGCAACTGGCGGCCCGGCGGCCTGGCCATGGGCGCCGGCCTGTTCGGCTACGCAGACAGCCTCCAGCTGCGCAACGGCGGCCCGTCCGTGCACGCGCTGCTGCTGCTCATCGCCGTCCTGCTGGTGGCCATGGCGGTGTGGCGGTTCTACCGCGGCGCCCGCCTCGCCCCGGCCGTGGCGCTGGGCTTCGCGGTGCTGCTGTCCCTCTGGTACACGTTCACCGACTCGGTGCCGGACGAGGTCGTGCAGGGCACGCCGTACGTCGTCACCCTGCTGGTGATGGGCCTGTCGGCGCAGCGGCTGCGGATGCCCAAGGCCGACGGCCTGCCCTACCGCAAGGGCCAGGGCCACTGA
- a CDS encoding cytidine deaminase, protein MAADRDPAWAPDWAGLRSAARAAMERAYAPYSGFPVGAAALTDDGRTVVGCNVENAAYGVALCAECGLVSSLHATGGGRLVAFACVDRKGAALMPCGRCRQLLWEHGGPDLLVDTPSGVRPMKELLPDAFGREDLTSR, encoded by the coding sequence CTGGCCGCTGACCGGGACCCCGCGTGGGCTCCCGACTGGGCCGGGCTGCGGTCCGCCGCCCGGGCGGCCATGGAGCGGGCGTACGCGCCCTACTCCGGCTTCCCGGTCGGCGCCGCCGCGCTCACCGACGACGGGCGCACGGTCGTCGGCTGCAACGTCGAGAACGCCGCCTACGGGGTGGCGCTGTGCGCCGAGTGCGGCCTGGTCTCCTCGCTGCACGCCACGGGCGGCGGCCGACTGGTCGCCTTCGCCTGCGTCGACCGCAAGGGGGCCGCGCTGATGCCGTGCGGCCGCTGCCGCCAACTGCTGTGGGAGCACGGCGGCCCCGACCTGCTGGTGGACACCCCGTCCGGGGTGCGGCCGATGAAGGAGCTGCTGCCCGACGCCTTCGGGCGCGAGGACCTGACGTCCCGCTAG
- a CDS encoding thymidine phosphorylase translates to MDAISVIRAKRDRGRLSDEQIDWVIDAYTRGEVADEQMSALAMAILLNGMDRAEIARWTAAMIASGDRMDFSRLSRPTADKHSTGGVGDKITLPLAPLVAACGAAVPQLSGRGLGHTGGTLDKLESIPGWRAELSNDAMMTVLDEVGAVVCAAGDGLAPADKKLYALRDVTGTVESIPLIASSIMSKKIAEGTGALVLDVKAGSGAFMKNIEDARELASTMVGLGNDHGVRTIALLTDMSVPLGLTAGNALEVRESVEVLAGGGPADVVELTLALAREMLDAAGLPDADPVKALADGRAMDVWRRMVRAQGGDPDAPLPTARERHTVTAPATGVLAELDAYAVGVAAWRLGAGRARKEDAVQAGAGVELHAKPGEPVVAGQPLMTLHTDTPDAFGYAVEALEGAFSVAAPDAAPAPRPIVLDRIG, encoded by the coding sequence ATGGACGCCATTTCCGTCATCCGCGCCAAGCGCGACCGCGGCCGGCTCAGCGACGAGCAGATCGACTGGGTGATCGACGCCTACACCCGCGGCGAGGTCGCCGACGAGCAGATGTCCGCGCTGGCCATGGCGATCCTGCTCAACGGCATGGACCGGGCCGAGATCGCCCGCTGGACCGCGGCGATGATCGCCTCCGGCGACCGGATGGACTTCTCCCGGCTGTCCCGCCCGACCGCCGACAAGCACTCCACCGGCGGCGTAGGCGACAAGATCACCCTCCCGCTGGCGCCCCTGGTCGCCGCCTGCGGGGCCGCCGTGCCGCAGCTGTCCGGGCGGGGCCTCGGCCACACCGGCGGCACCCTGGACAAGCTGGAGTCCATCCCCGGCTGGCGGGCGGAGCTCTCCAACGACGCGATGATGACCGTGCTCGACGAGGTCGGCGCCGTGGTCTGCGCGGCCGGCGACGGGCTCGCCCCCGCCGACAAGAAGCTCTACGCGCTGCGCGACGTCACCGGCACGGTGGAGTCCATCCCGCTGATCGCCTCCTCGATCATGTCCAAGAAGATCGCCGAGGGCACCGGCGCGCTGGTCCTGGACGTCAAGGCGGGCTCCGGCGCGTTCATGAAGAACATCGAGGACGCCCGCGAACTGGCCTCCACGATGGTCGGGTTGGGCAACGACCACGGGGTGCGCACCATCGCGCTGCTCACCGACATGTCGGTGCCGCTCGGGCTCACCGCGGGCAACGCGCTGGAGGTGCGCGAGTCGGTCGAGGTACTGGCCGGCGGCGGCCCCGCCGACGTCGTGGAGCTCACCCTGGCACTGGCCCGGGAGATGCTCGACGCGGCCGGCCTGCCCGACGCCGACCCGGTCAAGGCGCTCGCCGACGGCCGGGCCATGGACGTGTGGCGCCGCATGGTCCGCGCCCAGGGCGGCGACCCGGACGCCCCCCTGCCCACCGCCCGCGAGCGCCACACCGTCACCGCCCCGGCCACCGGCGTGCTCGCCGAACTGGACGCCTACGCCGTCGGCGTCGCCGCCTGGCGGCTGGGCGCCGGCCGGGCCCGCAAGGAGGACGCCGTGCAGGCCGGCGCGGGCGTCGAACTCCACGCCAAGCCGGGCGAGCCGGTCGTCGCCGGGCAGCCGCTGATGACGCTGCACACCGACACCCCGGACGCCTTCGGGTACGCCGTGGAGGCGCTGGAGGGCGCGTTCTCCGTCGCCGCGCCGGACGCCGCCCCCGCGCCGCGGCCGATCGTCCTGGACCGCATCGGCTGA